A window of the Lysinibacillus irui genome harbors these coding sequences:
- the sigK gene encoding RNA polymerase sporulation sigma factor SigK, translating to MSGIFTSMLQLWLEIPALLGYLKGQTFHKPFSKEEEAACIERFLGGDEQARLDLIERNMRLVAHVVKKFHPKHEQLDDYISIGTIGLMKAVESYTPDKKTRLATYAARCIENEILMHLRTQKKVQKDVSLFEPIGTDKDGNALQIRDLLQCDEESATEKLEHKEHVAQLYHYLHMLDERELEIVTLRYGLNQQDALTQKEIAARLNISRSYVSRIEKRALIKLYQLYKRDQKSVE from the coding sequence ATGAGCGGAATTTTCACATCAATGTTGCAGTTATGGCTTGAGATCCCTGCGTTGCTTGGCTACTTAAAGGGGCAAACATTCCATAAACCCTTTTCAAAAGAAGAGGAAGCTGCTTGTATTGAACGATTTTTAGGTGGCGATGAGCAAGCGCGTCTTGATCTGATCGAACGTAATATGAGGCTTGTCGCGCACGTCGTTAAAAAATTCCATCCAAAACATGAGCAACTCGATGATTACATTTCCATAGGAACAATCGGTCTAATGAAAGCAGTAGAGAGCTATACCCCTGACAAAAAAACACGACTCGCCACATATGCAGCTCGTTGTATTGAAAATGAAATTTTAATGCATCTACGGACACAAAAAAAGGTTCAGAAAGACGTTTCTTTGTTTGAGCCTATCGGGACTGATAAAGACGGAAATGCACTGCAAATTCGTGATTTACTTCAATGTGATGAAGAAAGTGCAACAGAGAAGTTGGAGCATAAAGAGCATGTAGCACAGTTATATCATTATTTGCATATGCTTGATGAACGCGAACTTGAAATTGTAACACTGCGATATGGCTTAAATCAACAGGATGCACTTACACAAAAGGAAATTGCTGCTCGATTAAATATTTCACGAAGCTATGTATCTCGCATTGAAAAACGAGCACTTATTAAACTCTACCAACTGTACAAACGAGACCAAAAGTCGGTTGAATAA
- the aroE gene encoding shikimate dehydrogenase, giving the protein MKKWFAVMGDPIEHSKSPAMHNAWFEDMSIDATYIPLHVPSDQLESAVAGLKTLGASGWNVTIPHKTAIIPYLDELDELAQKMGAVNTVVRTMEGKLKGYNTDGIGFVRSLEEAVGTSHKDKPVLLVGAGGAARGIAFAMQQQGYSHLSIANRTVANAQAIIDEMGIGRAISLKEAEETLADFSIIVQMTSAGLATGNFSMPFSLDLLSKGAIVADIVYNPLMTPFLQAAEKRGATIVTGLGMFVHQGAIAFEHWIGKYPNTNSMIVQLKAQLGGN; this is encoded by the coding sequence ATGAAGAAGTGGTTTGCAGTGATGGGTGATCCAATTGAACACTCAAAATCACCAGCCATGCATAATGCTTGGTTCGAGGACATGTCGATAGATGCGACATATATTCCTTTACATGTCCCTTCTGATCAATTAGAGTCAGCAGTGGCTGGTTTGAAAACATTAGGAGCAAGTGGTTGGAACGTTACAATTCCCCATAAAACAGCCATCATACCCTATTTAGATGAGCTAGATGAGCTGGCCCAAAAAATGGGTGCAGTGAATACAGTCGTACGAACAATGGAAGGAAAGCTGAAAGGCTATAATACAGATGGTATCGGTTTTGTTCGCTCACTTGAAGAAGCCGTTGGTACGTCGCATAAAGACAAGCCTGTGTTACTTGTTGGTGCTGGAGGCGCTGCTCGTGGTATTGCTTTTGCTATGCAGCAGCAAGGCTATAGCCATTTGTCCATTGCCAATCGTACAGTGGCTAATGCTCAAGCTATTATTGATGAAATGGGAATAGGTCGTGCGATTTCATTAAAAGAAGCAGAAGAGACTTTAGCTGATTTCAGCATTATTGTGCAAATGACATCGGCTGGCCTTGCCACGGGCAATTTTTCCATGCCATTTTCTTTAGATTTGCTTTCGAAAGGAGCAATTGTTGCAGATATTGTGTATAATCCATTAATGACGCCTTTTTTACAAGCAGCAGAAAAAAGGGGAGCAACGATTGTTACAGGTCTAGGAATGTTTGTACATCAAGGAGCCATCGCTTTTGAGCACTGGATAGGAAAGTATCCAAATACAAATTCAATGATTGTGCAGCTTAAGGCACAATTAGGAGGAAACTAA
- the yhbY gene encoding ribosome assembly RNA-binding protein YhbY — MLTGKQKRFLRAEAHHLTPIFQVGKGGVNDEMTKQIREALEVRELIKVRILDNCEEDKHEVAEALATGAHAELVQLIGLTVVLYKESRNHKKIVLPKATK, encoded by the coding sequence ATGTTAACAGGTAAACAGAAACGTTTTTTACGTGCGGAAGCACATCATTTAACACCTATTTTCCAAGTAGGAAAAGGCGGCGTTAATGACGAAATGACAAAGCAAATTCGTGAGGCATTAGAAGTACGTGAACTAATTAAAGTACGTATTTTAGATAACTGTGAAGAAGATAAACATGAAGTTGCTGAAGCACTTGCAACAGGCGCACATGCAGAGCTTGTCCAATTAATCGGTCTTACAGTTGTTTTATATAAAGAATCACGCAATCATAAAAAGATTGTATTACCAAAAGCAACGAAATAA
- the yqeK gene encoding bis(5'-nucleosyl)-tetraphosphatase (symmetrical) YqeK — MEREQYLAAIKPRMPEKRYVHTIGVMETAISLAQKYGEDAKKAETAAILHDIAKYADIEWMEDIVREKKLDPKLIGWGSELLHGPVGAYIAESEFGITDQEILNAIRFHTTGRASMSRLEKIIFVADMIEPNRRFEGVDRLRKKAQKNLDKAMSACVRHTLAFLIDTKQPIFPLSIECYNDMMNREDSEG, encoded by the coding sequence ATGGAACGCGAACAGTATTTAGCGGCGATTAAGCCAAGAATGCCTGAAAAACGGTATGTCCATACAATCGGTGTAATGGAAACGGCAATTTCTTTAGCACAAAAATATGGGGAGGATGCGAAAAAAGCTGAAACAGCAGCAATCCTCCATGATATTGCTAAATATGCCGACATTGAATGGATGGAGGACATCGTTCGTGAAAAAAAATTAGATCCAAAACTAATTGGCTGGGGCAGTGAATTACTACACGGTCCGGTTGGTGCATATATAGCAGAAAGCGAGTTTGGCATCACTGATCAAGAGATACTAAATGCGATTCGTTTCCATACAACAGGACGCGCTAGTATGAGTCGTTTAGAAAAAATCATTTTTGTAGCAGATATGATTGAACCGAATCGCCGATTTGAAGGTGTCGATCGTCTGCGCAAAAAAGCTCAAAAAAATTTGGATAAGGCCATGAGTGCTTGTGTCCGCCATACATTGGCATTTTTAATAGACACAAAGCAGCCAATTTTTCCTTTATCAATAGAATGTTATAACGATATGATGAACAGAGAGGATAGTGAAGGATGA
- a CDS encoding phosphatidylserine decarboxylase encodes MKEKLYQRLIELTNGKQSSHLLQTIAKAKWSKRIIPSYMKLYDINLEEVSKKQQQFSCLHDFFTRELLEDARPIEKDPAIFTSPVDAKVESFGRIEWDMTFLVKGKPYALQDLLGNTERAAQYADGHYIVFYLSPADYHRIHSPIDGEVLRQYTLGQKSYPVNQLGLTYGKKPISHNYRLVTELKVDNKQHVAFIKVGATFVNSIVLTNTTTKWRKGQEVGYFSFGSTVVMLFEKDAIEFTDNVVKGSPIRMGEAFANML; translated from the coding sequence ATGAAAGAAAAACTATATCAACGCTTGATAGAACTAACGAATGGTAAGCAATCTTCCCATCTTTTGCAGACAATTGCAAAAGCGAAGTGGAGTAAACGTATAATTCCAAGCTACATGAAGTTATACGATATTAACCTTGAAGAAGTTTCAAAAAAACAACAACAATTTTCATGTTTACATGATTTTTTTACAAGAGAACTGCTAGAAGATGCTCGGCCAATTGAAAAAGATCCAGCCATTTTTACCAGTCCAGTAGATGCTAAAGTGGAATCTTTTGGACGCATTGAGTGGGATATGACATTTCTTGTAAAGGGTAAACCCTATGCATTACAGGATTTACTCGGCAATACAGAACGAGCAGCACAATATGCGGATGGACATTATATCGTATTTTATTTAAGTCCTGCAGATTATCATCGTATCCATAGTCCGATTGATGGAGAAGTATTACGACAATATACACTTGGTCAGAAATCTTATCCTGTGAATCAGCTTGGTCTTACATACGGTAAAAAACCAATTTCTCATAATTATCGTTTAGTGACGGAATTGAAAGTAGACAATAAGCAACATGTAGCATTTATAAAAGTGGGCGCAACCTTTGTTAATTCAATTGTGCTTACTAATACAACAACGAAATGGCGTAAAGGGCAAGAAGTTGGTTATTTCTCATTTGGTTCTACCGTTGTGATGCTGTTTGAAAAGGATGCGATTGAATTTACGGATAATGTTGTTAAAGGAAGCCCAATTAGAATGGGTGAAGCCTTTGCAAATATGCTATAA
- a CDS encoding YqeG family HAD IIIA-type phosphatase, whose protein sequence is MYNFLLPNEFVTNIFEITPEKLQELGIRGIITDLDNTLVEWDRPDATEELIIWLRIMKESGIRVIIASNNNEARVKHFAEPLGIPYIHKARKPLQNAFYNALIQLGLRPNEVVMVGDQLLTDVMGANRLGLHTVLVKPVAQSDGLVTKLNRFIERRVFNDLKRKGIITWEEQE, encoded by the coding sequence TTGTATAATTTTTTATTACCAAACGAATTTGTGACGAATATTTTTGAAATTACACCAGAGAAGTTACAAGAATTAGGTATTAGAGGAATCATTACAGATTTGGATAATACGCTGGTTGAATGGGATCGTCCAGATGCCACTGAAGAGCTAATCATATGGTTACGCATTATGAAAGAATCAGGAATTCGTGTTATTATTGCGTCGAATAACAATGAGGCACGTGTAAAACATTTTGCTGAGCCATTAGGTATCCCATATATTCACAAGGCAAGAAAGCCACTTCAAAATGCTTTTTATAATGCGCTAATTCAGCTAGGTTTGCGTCCAAATGAAGTAGTGATGGTAGGAGATCAACTGCTTACAGATGTGATGGGTGCCAATCGCTTAGGTCTGCATACAGTGTTAGTTAAACCTGTTGCCCAATCGGATGGGCTTGTAACAAAATTGAATCGTTTCATTGAACGTCGCGTGTTTAATGATTTGAAACGAAAAGGAATTATAACTTGGGAGGAACAAGAATGA
- a CDS encoding 5'-methylthioadenosine nucleosidase produces MLHFRLINLFIIEWEAFTMLFLTAGVVILTTLIGTLISAELSESAH; encoded by the coding sequence ATGCTACACTTTAGACTAATCAATCTCTTCATAATAGAATGGGAGGCATTCACGATGTTATTTCTAACAGCGGGTGTAGTCATTTTAACAACTTTAATCGGCACACTGATTTCAGCAGAACTATCAGAATCAGCACATTAA
- the yqeH gene encoding ribosome biogenesis GTPase YqeH, with product MIEMPNCIGCGTTIQTEDKTAVGYAPPSSLEKDVVICQRCFRLKNYNEIQPVSLTDDDFLRILNGLGTQQGLIVKIVDIFDFNGSWLPGLHRFVGNNPVLLIANKADLLPKSVKPKKVINWLKREAKALGLQPVDVLLVSAHKGKGMAEAMEAIDAYRKGQNVYVVGCTNVGKSTFINRIIKQATGEGEVITTSHFPGTTLDMIEIPLDDGSALYDTPGIINHHQMAHHIDSSELKYIMPKKEIKPKVYQQNAGQTLFIGALARFDFIQGDRSAFTIHVANDLPIHRTKLEKADTLYAEHKGELLAPPTADFIDQLPPLVRHEFSIKEAKTDVVFSGLGWITVQHANVVVAAYAPKGVQVSIRPSLI from the coding sequence ATGATTGAAATGCCAAATTGTATTGGCTGTGGTACAACAATTCAAACAGAAGATAAAACAGCAGTTGGGTATGCACCCCCATCATCTTTAGAGAAGGATGTGGTCATTTGCCAACGTTGCTTCCGTTTGAAAAATTACAATGAAATTCAACCAGTGTCATTAACAGATGATGACTTTTTACGTATTTTAAATGGTCTTGGTACACAGCAAGGCTTAATCGTAAAAATTGTTGATATTTTTGACTTCAATGGGAGCTGGTTACCGGGGCTTCACCGCTTTGTAGGAAATAACCCAGTCCTGTTGATTGCCAATAAAGCAGATTTATTACCAAAATCGGTAAAACCTAAAAAAGTAATCAACTGGCTTAAACGAGAAGCAAAGGCTCTTGGACTTCAGCCTGTCGATGTCCTGTTAGTAAGTGCTCATAAAGGCAAGGGGATGGCTGAAGCAATGGAAGCTATCGACGCGTACAGAAAAGGGCAAAATGTTTATGTTGTTGGTTGTACAAATGTTGGGAAATCTACGTTCATTAATCGTATTATTAAACAGGCAACAGGTGAAGGTGAAGTCATTACAACTTCTCATTTCCCTGGCACAACATTAGACATGATTGAAATTCCATTAGATGATGGTAGTGCATTATATGATACACCTGGTATTATTAATCATCATCAAATGGCTCATCATATTGATTCCAGTGAATTAAAATATATTATGCCGAAAAAAGAAATTAAACCAAAAGTTTATCAGCAAAATGCTGGACAAACTTTATTTATTGGGGCTTTAGCTCGATTTGATTTCATTCAGGGAGATCGCTCTGCCTTTACAATTCATGTAGCCAACGATTTACCAATTCATCGAACAAAGCTAGAGAAGGCAGATACGTTGTACGCAGAACATAAAGGAGAACTTCTGGCACCACCAACTGCAGATTTCATCGATCAACTACCGCCATTAGTTCGTCATGAGTTTTCTATTAAAGAAGCCAAAACAGATGTTGTTTTCTCTGGGCTGGGCTGGATTACAGTTCAACATGCCAATGTAGTAGTGGCAGCTTATGCACCAAAAGGTGTACAAGTTTCAATTCGTCCTTCCCTTATATAA
- the pssA gene encoding CDP-diacylglycerol--serine O-phosphatidyltransferase produces the protein MKSHAANFITISNMSFGGAAIMATLHEYYSYSVLFIFIAALLDRYDGKVARALGQVSELGKQLDSMSDIISFGVAPALLMYEVVLVDFGFAGMMMAVLFIVCGAMRLARFNISEANGYFTGLPITAAGTFLTLTYFAANTFHPAFYLFLFPILALLMISTFTLKKV, from the coding sequence ATGAAATCGCACGCTGCTAACTTCATCACAATTAGTAATATGTCCTTTGGAGGCGCGGCTATTATGGCCACTTTACATGAATACTATAGCTATAGTGTCTTGTTTATCTTTATTGCAGCTCTTCTTGATCGCTACGATGGTAAGGTAGCGAGAGCGCTCGGACAAGTGTCAGAGCTAGGTAAACAATTAGATTCTATGAGTGATATTATATCATTTGGCGTGGCGCCTGCATTACTAATGTATGAAGTTGTTCTAGTTGATTTTGGTTTTGCCGGCATGATGATGGCCGTATTATTTATCGTCTGTGGTGCGATGCGTTTAGCTCGCTTCAATATTAGTGAAGCGAATGGTTATTTCACAGGTTTACCTATTACAGCTGCAGGTACGTTCTTAACTTTAACGTATTTCGCGGCCAATACGTTCCATCCGGCATTTTATCTTTTCCTTTTTCCCATTTTAGCTTTACTAATGATTAGTACATTTACGTTAAAAAAAGTGTAA
- a CDS encoding nicotinate-nucleotide adenylyltransferase — MKRVGLLGGTFNPPHIGHLMMANEVFHALELDEIRFMPNAIPPHKHARFDASNAERLEMVKLAIRPFSHFSVESYEVEKGGVSYSYETLSALCRREPNVKFHFIIGGDMIDSLHTWHCIDDLVKLVQFVGVKRPGTTATTDYPVCMVEVPQIDLSSTLIRERLATGGTVTFLLPEAVETFIRKEGLYGTRTVFSGD, encoded by the coding sequence ATGAAAAGGGTCGGTTTACTGGGAGGAACATTTAATCCTCCGCATATAGGGCATTTAATGATGGCAAATGAAGTTTTTCATGCGCTAGAATTAGATGAAATTCGTTTTATGCCTAATGCAATACCACCACATAAGCATGCTCGTTTCGATGCAAGTAATGCTGAACGACTTGAAATGGTGAAGCTGGCTATTCGTCCATTTTCACATTTTTCTGTAGAGTCGTATGAGGTTGAGAAGGGTGGCGTATCCTATTCCTATGAGACACTTTCAGCATTGTGTAGAAGAGAACCAAATGTGAAATTCCACTTTATCATCGGAGGAGATATGATTGATTCGCTCCATACATGGCATTGTATCGATGATTTAGTGAAACTTGTGCAATTTGTTGGAGTAAAGCGTCCAGGAACAACGGCTACGACAGATTACCCTGTATGTATGGTGGAAGTGCCTCAAATCGATTTATCGTCCACACTGATTCGTGAACGCCTTGCTACTGGAGGAACGGTGACATTTTTGCTACCAGAAGCGGTAGAGACGTTCATACGGAAGGAAGGTCTATATGGAACGCGAACAGTATTTAGCGGCGATTAA